The genomic stretch TCGATTTGTAGGTTCTCCATCTTTTATATTCGGAGGATATTATCCAAGAAGAAGCAATACTGTCTTGGGAATCGGAGAAACAGGGGGCAGATGAAGCCGACAGAGTCTTGTTGAAACAGGCAGAAACATTCATTGAGGTAATAATTCTTTCGTTACTTCTCTTTATCATTGATTACTGATCCAGTTTTAAAGATTATTTCTGATGCTTTTTTCTCGTTTCATCGCAGTGGCTTAAAAATGCATCAGAAGAGGAGTCAGACGAAGAATGAGTTCTGCCGCCTAACTGTCAATATTATTGTCAATTTTGGAATGAGTTTTGTGACATTTTTGTAACGTTTCAGTATACAGTACACGATACTCTTATCTTAAATAACTAATAGTTAAACCATGAGGAAGCAATGTCCTGTGATATTGCTAAGAAAATTTTGCAGTGCTTATCGAGTCAGTAAATGATGCTTATGCTCAGTATTTCAATGTTACAGCTCTCTGTCAACGAGAGTGAGGAATAGACGTGTAAAAATCAGTTCCGAGCTTGTAACATCTACTACCCTTCATAGACTTATATTGCAATATACTCAAATTCGATTTTCATATAGATTCTTGCCAAATTGTGAATTGACAGTAGGGAAGTACCAGTACATGCTGATGAATGCTGATCGATCCAACACAAAAATTTATTTGAGACAAATCCGTGTGGTACAAATTACAAACCCGTAAACCATATACTTGAATAAGAAATATGGAGCACTTAAGATTAGGTTGATCTAAAATGTGAGACCGTCTAATATAAGATTAATCGTTGATTCGAAGAGGCTTGCACAAACACATTTGCAACTTGAAATAGATCATTTTTCAGATACAGTAGGATGGAATAGCTACTGGTTGATTGAAACATGGTACGTCAATATCAGACGGATAGTTCAGTTCGAGAAACGAGAATTCCGTCAGTATCAGCATAAAGCCATTCACCGTCGCTAATTCGGGTACCACCGATGGTGATTGGGACGTGTTTCTCCCCGATTCCTTTCTTGTTGGCTTTCATAGGATGTGGGGCCAAAGCTCGTACTCCAATGTCGCAACTATTAATCTCGTCGACATCCCTAACACACCCATTCACGACTATTCCCGACCACCCATTATTTTGAGCTTGCTGCACCGGGTTACCTCCTAGAATGGCACATCGCAAGCTCCCTCCACCATCGACCACCAAAACCCTACCGTTGCCTTTCTCCTCTAGGAATTCACGGACAAGAACATTGTCTTCAAATACCTTGAGGGTGACCACAGGCCCACAGAAAACTTGGCGTCGGCCATATATCTGAAAGATCGGTTGGAGAGCCCGCAATTCGCCACCTTGGATCATTTGTGGATTTGCATCACAAACTTCAGCAGTTGCCACCAGAGCCATGTTGATGAAGGTCCTGCAAGACGAAAGGGAACCGAGTCCAATTACCTTAGAAAACATCGAGTCCAATTACCTTAGAAAACATCTACATTACATTTTTAACACATTACAATGCCTCTGTATAACTTTTCTTCTTTGCATTCGATAGTCTCAGAATAATCAGACTAATCTTAATATATGAATGAAAGATCAAAtctatgaaaatgcaagattgCATATCTTGAACTGTAACTGCTATGAAGGGCGCGACCAGTTTATTGAGATATTATGTGTTATTCCATCAAATCGAAGTCTAAATTAGTAGCATCATCTCGTAATACTAATGAATCCTTTGCTATGACTTGTATCTAGATAAATCAATCCCCTTCATATCGACATAAACTTATGTCAAAGGAATCCATCATACATTACCAGACGAACAAACGACAGCAGAAACAATCACAATCTATACTACAATATCCGATTCAAGTTAAAGCAGATGATGAGAATAAAATGGAACTCTTAATTACCCCAAAAGATATATTTTGAAGAATTCAAATAGTGCAATCCTAAATAACTTCAATGTGCTGCTACATTTCACTAATTTTTCCTATTTACAGTAATCCATCAACTAAATTTTGCTAAAGAATGAAACTTTATCAATCATTACATCAAATAATCACATCCCAATTTGCCAATTATTCAAGATGTAGTTTCCTTAATCAAATATTCTAATAATCCCAAATAAACAGTTTGTATGTACAGGCAGTACAGCATACAACAGTCCTAAACGATAACAATAAATGAGATGCATAAGCTATCATAGTCTTTGTACGACGTATAACGATCTTATAATACAGTATGACAAAAAAACTACAAGATGACATAAACTATCCAGATACAGATAACAAGTTGATCACAGTCACAGAAAATTTAACTATGCACAGTAAACAAACATTCACCTGAAAAATGTACAGAAAACCCAGTATAATAATTCAATAAATATGACAATTATAATTAAATTTGAGATTAAAAAACCAAAGAATCAAAAGGGATTTAACCATAATGGGCATACATTAATACAAAATTatagaaaaaatgaaatgaaatgaaatatgGATCAGGTTTGATCACCTGTTCAACAAATCAAAGCCCAAAGCTTCAAATTTTCTTAAAAAGAAAATCAAAGATaataaagagaaaagagagaaaatgagTGAAAGTTATGATCTTGCAAATGGGTATTAATCAATCAATTGATCTGTCTGACAGAGaatctctttttctttttattttatccTTTGCATTTTATTGGACAATATGATGTCggctttacttttatttttctttattttttttctaattaGAATATACGTCAGCGACACCGAACATTAACCGACTTTTTAAAAATCTGTATTACTATAAGATTTAAGAATTGAGTCGCACTAATCTTGTTTAAGAAATGAGAGTTTGTGTCACTTATAAGTTGTAACTGTTGCAAGTCTATCAACCAACTTTAATCGATGTTGAGTATCCCGTTCTTTTAAATTGATAATCACATGATACTAAGCATCTTACAAGTTACAATCTCAATCAAGAACACAAAAATTACACGGTTAATTAAGATGTTTTCTTTCGATACATGGTAGTATATGCCTTCACCAAAGAACTGTTCATAATAGGAGAAACGCGTGTAATAAACACGTTTATATATTCTTTAAAATTACGGGTTAAAATCAAACCGATAATTCTAATCTAGAAATCAAAATCCCATCACTATCAGCATATAACCATTCACCATCACAAATCCTAGTTCCACCAACATTAATCCCTACTTGCATTTCCCCATTTCCTTTCCTTTTGGCTTTCATAGGATGTGAACCTAATGCCCTAACACCAATATCACATTCATTGATTTCATCTACATCTCTTACACAACCATTTACTACTATCCCTGCCCACCCATTGTTTTGAGCTTGTTGCACTGTGTTCCCTCCCAATATCGCGCATCTTCGACTACCTCCTCCGTCTACAACCAGAACGCTTCCATTGCCCTTTTTCTCTAGGAATTCTCGGATTAGTAGATTGTCCTCGAATACCTTTACGGTTATGATTGGTCCCCAGAATGCTTGACGTCGGCCATATATTTGAAAGATTGGCTCGAGAGCTCGTAATTCGCCTGTCTCGATTAGTTGAGTGTTGAAGTCACAGATCTCGGTTGTTGCTACTAATGCCATGTTGAATGCCTGTAGTAAAAAAGTTAAGAGTTATAATGAAAGTTGTATATAAAACACACGTAAGACTGTCTATATCTGACCCCCTTACTTCGCCATAGTACAAAGATATTGAGGAACTATTTAATACAAGATTTattgccaccaccaccacaacaacaatcgTGCTAAAGGGGGCAAATATACGCCCTTTAAGGCCGCTAACACTGGTTCTAAAGAGGTTAAATATACGAAGTCTCATCACTATTTAGTATAGATAGATGTTTCCAAGCAGTTCTTCGGCTTGTAACATCACAGAAAAATTAGTATATACATAGATGTTATTTCCAAGCGATTCGGACATCAACAAACAGCAGAGTAGTAGACAAAATACAAGATTATCGTAGAATCATATAACGcgaaacttcaaattatattacCTGTGTAGTGCTATCAGCCTTCTTCTCCCTGCAATCAGATAATGAGTTGCAGCAAAATCAGTGGAAAACATGATTATTTATAGTGTTAGTATAAGTCTTTATTTACTTTGGTTCTGTGAAGTTTCCTTGGTCTAACAAAAGAATCAGCTACTGCCTTGCCAAGATGGCATACCAGTCAACAACTGTCACTGATTGTTTCCTGGAAGCCATGTATAAAGTTGCCTTTTTTGACTCAGAAAGCATGTAAACATGATATATTATTGAATGAGAAGGTATCATACTAAATTAGTATGAGACGGTCTCCTACAATAATATGAAATGCTGTGGCCGAGAATTGACCCGACTGACTTCCAAAAAAGTACATGCAATATTCTGAACCATTTTGCTTTATTTCTCATATTTGAATGCTACAAAATATTAATTCCGCTGAAAATGGAGTCGACATGTTGGAATGTGACCCATCTTATCTACCAAAACAACACAAACGACTTTTACTGAGATCGTAAGATCGAGAATAGAGTTCACACCCATAATTATAACACCAGTAACTTCGGACACAGCTGAGAAAAATTGCATTCAACAAGCAGCTTTTCCTACAAGACATGTGCAAGCAAAGAATGCAAGGGCAGTGTAACGTACAATCTTCGCCCTAACTTAGCTTGTGGATCATTTTCATATCAACAGCTTCCTTTAGGGTGCCATTTTCGACATGATCCCACCATTTGTACATGAAGTTATCCACCACTAGTCGGAACCAGGGAGACAGCTTAACACCATCCTCACCAGCATCAGCTTTACGGCAAATCTCCTTGAGTTCTTCTCGGTTCACGTACTTGATATCAACAACTTCATCCGGGTTAGGGTTGAGAGACACATCTCTCACAGTGAATAGTAGGTAGTCAACTGCAACATAGTCCAAAGCGGTGTTGATATGAGAATATATACACGTTCAGAACTTGGAGAAAAAATATAGACGGAAGATGAACAATTGACAGTTAGCCTATAGAAGAAGAAAGTATGTATAAAATATACAAAAGTTTATTCTAAAATGTTTGCACCTTTCAGGGGGGGGGGGCAAGGGTTTGAGTCCGACGCAATTAGCACTTTCTGACAATTTAGAATCTACTGTATCTTTTATGAGCTTCACCTTAAGGAAGATTTTCTATCCTGTAATATATTAGGTACGAGTGTCTGACACACGATCACATTTGGTAAGAACCAAAGAACATGATGGTAACACTCTGATTCATGAATCATGATACATTGACATAGTATCTGTGTTGGACTCTTCATATTGCCATGCGTACTCGTGTCGAGCACGCGACATTTGAATGCGGGTATGACACTTGAACACTTAATTTTAAGTCAAAAAATTGAGGCATTTTCATAAAATAGCAGATTATGATAATTAGACCCACACACGTGTCTGATACTTCTAACTCAGCCTGAGTAACATCGACACTAGCAGCTAGTAATTTGAAGCCTGTAAGGCTGTCAGCTGAAGTAATCCCAGCAAACGAGTTGTGAAAATCTCTAAGGACATTCGTTTGCCTGATAAGTTCAGGGAAAAAAAATACACTCAACATGATGAGAAGCATACGAATATCAGATAGATAAAAAGGGAATAAAGAATAATACGTTCATGCTCTCCCCACTTTCCATCAGATGGCGCTTTGTACAATATACGACCAAGCGGAGTGAACTGATCAACTGGTACATCCTCAGCCTGAATACCCAGCTCGTCTAGAAGCTTCCTTTGTGCAGCATTCCTCACACCTAATAATGAAGTTTGAGTCACATCCAGTTTCATGAAATATTTAATTTACCTTGTTGAGTGAAG from Silene latifolia isolate original U9 population chromosome 5, ASM4854445v1, whole genome shotgun sequence encodes the following:
- the LOC141657732 gene encoding putative 4-hydroxy-4-methyl-2-oxoglutarate aldolase 2, whose protein sequence is MALVATAEVCDANPQMIQGGELRALQPIFQIYGRRQVFCGPVVTLKVFEDNVLVREFLEEKGNGRVLVVDGGGSLRCAILGGNPVQQAQNNGWSGIVVNGCVRDVDEINSCDIGVRALAPHPMKANKKGIGEKHVPITIGGTRISDGEWLYADTDGILVSRTELSV
- the LOC141657728 gene encoding putative 4-hydroxy-4-methyl-2-oxoglutarate aldolase 2 codes for the protein MALVATTEICDFNTQLIETGELRALEPIFQIYGRRQAFWGPIITVKVFEDNLLIREFLEKKGNGSVLVVDGGGSRRCAILGGNTVQQAQNNGWAGIVVNGCVRDVDEINECDIGVRALGSHPMKAKRKGNGEMQVGINVGGTRICDGEWLYADSDGILISRLELSV